A stretch of DNA from Campylobacter concisus:
GTCCTGCGTTGGATTCGAACCAACGGCCCCCTCATTAAAAGTGAGATGCTCTACCGACTGAGCTAGCAAGACATTTGCTTAAAAAAGAATTGAGATTATACAAAAAACATTATTACATGTCAAGAAAAGGATGTTTAAAATTTGTTTTTAGCTAACATGGTTGCATGGTTAGGTTGGTTTGGCATCAATAAGTTTTCAAAATAAAATATATTATAAAGCCCACTTGCAAGATATGCAGACACCAAATGGATGAATATTGGATTTATTTAATAAAATTTATTTAAATTTAAGTATCTTGTCTTTTAGCCTCATGTGAGCAGCTATTGCTATACGATAGATGATGCGTGATTCGTGGTAAAAATTGTGAATAATATGGATCAACGATATTGATTGTATATATATGGCTAAATAAATTATTTTGAACTGATAAATTGATGCTATAGAGTTATTTAAAGACAGCATATATTTGAGATATCCACCTGAATAAATTCTAATTGTCTCGTGTAAGTTAAACCAAAATTATAGATAGTACTTGAAAAATATTTTAAACTACAGTCAATAAATAAAAATCTATAAGAACATGAATCTAAGATATTTAAGATTAGGATTAAACCCCGTTAATAGGGGCTTAATAGTTTAATAATTATAGTCCATCAAAAGGATTTGAAACTACATCTTTGCGATCTACTATGTAAGGTATAATAGCTGCATGACGAGCTCTTTTGATCGCTTTTTCTACCATCTCTTGGTGTCTTTTTGATGTGCCAGTTAAACGTCTTGGCATTATTTTAAATCTCTCTGATAAACAATACTTTAAAAGAGAAGTATCTTTATAATCTATAAAATCAATTTTTGCTTCTGTAAATTTGCAATATTTACGTGAATATTTTCTTTTTTCTGCCATTTTCTATCCTTTAAATTAAAACGGTATTTCGTTGTCGCCATCAAAATTATCGGCGTCAATGTTTATATCAGGGATTTTTTCCTCATAGTACTCTTCTTGTACTTTTTTATTTTGTGGTTGCATTTGCTGTCTTTGTGGTGCTGAATTTTGATATCCACCATTGCCATAGCTATTAGTTGAACCATTATTTCGTTGTTGTGAGTACGAACTATTTTGATTAAATCCACCTTGACTTTGTCCATTAGCTCCGCTATTTCCGCCAAGCATCTCCATATTTTCAACTACGATTGAGTGCTTTGAACGGTTTTGTCCATTGTTGTCGGTCCATTGATCAAATTTTAATCTTCCTTCAACCAAAAGTTTGGAGCCTTTGCTTAAATATTGATTTGCTATCTCAGCTGATTTGCCAAAGAACGATATGTCAATAAAGCATGTTTCTTCACGTTTCTCGCCATTAGTATTAAATTTTCTAGTAACAGCAATACCGGAATTTCCTATAGCAGATCCACTAGTAGTGTATCTTAGTTCGATATCTCTTGTTAAATTCCCAACTAGTACTACTTTATTGAACATTTTTTATCCTTGATTATTCTTCTGTAAAAGTTTGCTCGTCTACTTTTTCAACTCTTGGCTCACGCGGCGCTCTTGGCTCACGAGGCTCTTTTTTTATAGTTTGCTTGATACCTTTGCAAAGTCTTTCCCAAGCTGCGATTTCGCGTTTATTTTCATATTTAACGCTTAAAAATCTTATGATATCTTCAGTGATCCTTACATTTCTCGTAAGCTCTGCAAGAAGTGCTGGTGGGGCTTTGTAATAGATAACAAAGTATGTTCCACGCTCGTATTTTTTGATGGTGTAGGCTAGTTTTCTAGTGCCCATCTCAACGACAGTAGCGATTTCGCCGCCATTTTTTGTTATAACTTCTTTTACGAAGTCAACTTTAGCTTTAACTTCCTCTTCCGTTAGTGTCGGCTTAAGAATAAATAAAAGCTCGTAATGTTTCATTTCTTCTCCTTATGGATATTTAGCTCACTTTGTGAGCAAGGATTTTGCTTTAAGCAAGGGTGGATTCTAGCTTAAAGTTACTTAATATTTGCTGTTGATATGAGATGTTGTAAATTTAAAATGGTTGATAATACAAAAATTTCTTTATCCATTTTTGTGTTTGTTTTTAGCTCTAACTCGGCTAAATTTAGCGTTTTAAATATCTCCAAATAGATATTTAAATTTAGTTTTAAGCTATTTGCTTTTAATAAATTTGCGACATTTACAGGCGGTTGATAACCGATTGCCTCATCTAAATTCAATCGACCATTTATCTTTATATAAGAGTAAATTTTAAATAGCCTAAAAAATGCTTTGTAAAGCGAGTTTAGAAGTAAAATTTCATTAAAATTTGGATCTTCTAGATAGGTAAAAAAGTCGTTTTTTATATCTTTTAGAGCCATAAATTTATTAAAAAAATCATCAAAATTTATCCCGCCAAGTCCAAAAACTAGCCTTTTTACATCATCTTGTTCGATGTGTGTGTTTAGGCTCTTTAGCTTTGTTAGCTCGCTTGCTGCAAGGTATAAATTTTCATTATGCGTAAAGTAAAGTTCATAAAGTGCGTTTTTAGTTATGTTTAGTCCTATTTTGGCTGAGTTTTTGGCTAGTAAATTTATCGCTTCATCTGGAGTTGAGGGCTTGAAAAATCTAGCAAAATTTGTCCCAAAAGCCTTTTGCGTATCAAAAACTAGTTTCATATCGGCCTCATAAAGCTCAAATAAAAAGTAGTTGTCCTGGCTTTTTGCGCAAAGCGAGATGAGCTCTTTTAGCTCTTTTGCTGGGATCTTTTTTTCGCTTTTTATATATAGGATATTTTTACCACCAAAAAGCGACTGCTCGCTTAGGTGAGAGCTTGCTTGCGCGTAGTTGTACTCGTCAAAATAAAGGCTTAGTAAATTTGCATCTTCGCTAGAGTAAAAGCTCAAAATTTCTTTGCCAAAGAGCTCGATCTGAAACTCATCCGCTCCAAAAAGCAAGAAGTAGTTGCTTAAATTTGCATTTGCTAAATTTAGCTCCAAATCTTTTCTATACATCGATCTTTCTTACCACTTTTGCAAAAATTTTAGCACTCGCTATGTCGGCCTCTGTGATCTTTACGACAAGCTTTTGAAGTAAATTTGCGCTGTATCCAGTGATGAAAATCCTAGCTCCAACAAAATGATCATCAAGCTTGGCAACCAAGACATTTTGGTTTTCGCTCACGTAGCAACGCACCTCTTTGCCGATATTTGCAGCTGCCCAGCGTGCAAATTTCCTATCCATAAAGTCGTAGGCCACCTTGTCCGCCTCTCTTTCAAGCTCGCTTAAGGTTGCACATGTGCTTTGGATGTTTAAAAGCAAGAAGTTGTAAAGCTTGTCATCTTTTGAAATTTTAGCCTTTAAGAGCCTATGTAAAATAAGGTCAGAGTAGCGTCTAATAGGGCTTGTAAAGTGCGTGTATCTATCAAATCCAAGCCCAAAGTGACCTAAATTTTCACTTGAGTACTCAGCTTTTTTTTGAGACTTGATGATGAGTTTATCTATCTCCTCGCGGTTGCCCAGTTCATCGGCTTTTATTTGGATCTTTCTTATCAAATTTGCAAGGTCGCTCTCGTAGGTAAAGTCAAGCCCCAAAAGTTGTAAATCTTCAAGCAAGGTATCTATCTTTTTAAAATCAGGCGATGCGTGGTTTCTAAAAACACCCTTTGTGATGAGCTTAGCAGCAGCCTTGTTTGCTAAAAGCATGCAGTCCTCGACTAATCTATGCGAGTCGGAGTCACTTTCAAACCTAGTTTGTGAAATTTGACCCTCATCGTCAAGGCTCATTCTAAGCTCTTTTGTCCTAAAGTCAAATGCGTGCAAAAGCCTTTTTTTGCGAAGCTTTGTGGTGAGTTTAAAAAGCGGCTTGATCCATGAAATTTCACACTCTCTTTTGCCTTCTAAAATTTCATCGATCTCGTCGTAGTTAAAGCGCCTTTTTGAAAGGATGATCGCTTCAAAAAGCTCCTCTTTTTTTACCTCATTATTCGCATCAAGTGAAATTTTAAAACAAAATGCAAGACGCGGTACATTTGGCTTTAGCGAGCAAATATTTTCACTGAGTGCGCGCGGCAACATCGGTACTGAAATGTGCGGAAAGTAGATTGAAAAGCCTCTTTTTTTAGCTTCGCTATCAATGGCACTGTAAGCAGTTACATACTCGCTTACATCAGCGATTGCGACGTAAATTTCACGCTTTTTCTCATCGAAATATATGGCATCGTCAAAGTCTTTGGCATCGACTGGATCGATCGTACAAAACTCTAAATTTCTTAGATCAACTCTATTTAGATACATGCTAGCATCGACTTCGTCGCCAAAAGCCTTTGCCTCAAGCTCACAAGCCTCGCTAAATTTATCGTTTTTATTATAAATAGCAAGCGAAATTTTCTCATCACTTAGCGGATCTTCTAAATTTCCTAAAACCTCGACTATTTCGTTATTTAGGTTGTTTACCTTAAGCAGCGTCCCAAGTGGGAGCATCTTTAGGCTTTTTTGAGTCGCTTTTAAGGTCGTGCTTAGTCCAGTTTTTAAATTTACACCTAAAATGGCCGCTCCAAAGCGTTTTGTATAGACCACGCTTGTCTCATTTGCAAGCTTTAGGCTCATTACTATCTTAGCACTTTGGCGTTTTTTCTTAAGTGGCAAAAGCTTTGCTAACACAATGTCGCCAAGGTGAGAGTTGTTTAAATTTTTATTTTCTACGATGATGTCTTGCTTGAAGCGTTTATCAAACGGCATGATAAAGCCAGTTGCGTTTTGGCTGATGTCTAGCTTGCCACAGACGTAGCCATTGTTTAGGTAAAATTTATCTTTATGAGAGCTTACGGCACCAAGATTTAAGAGATTTCGTAAAATCTCTTTATCTTCGTTTGAAACTTCTTTTTCCTTGATGCCAACTAGTAGTGAGGTTAGAAATTCTTTCACAAATTATCTTTGACTTTAGCAACAGCCATTAAAAACGTATCATGTCCAAAGCCGTATTCGTCAAGAAGAGGTAGAGTATTTTGTATGCTTATATCATCAAGTTGATTAAAGATATTTACAGCTGTTTTTATCACTTTTAGGGCTTTTGCGTAATCTTTTATATGATCTGGTGCCTCTTCTGGATTATTTGAATAGAGTATCGAGCTGCTAAGCTCTGTCTCAAGGTTCCATTGTTCAAAAATTTTAGCCGTAACTTCTTCATTTGACATATCTAAAATTTCTGTTTCAAATAGGGCAAGATCAATTGGACTAGATATATTTTTAAGTTTTTCTCTAAATTCGACATCTTGCTTATTTTCGGCTAATTCGTGAGCAAGAACTATCTTGCCAATCTCAAGCATAAATGAAGCTGGAGAGAGAATTTCTAGACTTTTAGGATTAACTTTAGAATGCCAATTGTACATCAGTGCATTTTGTATTATCGAGATATTTAAAAAATCTTGTGTAGTAATGCCATAAGGCTCTAAATTTATAGAAAAGCTCTTTTTAATCGTACTTGAAAGCGCAAAACCTCGAATAGTAGCCATACCAAAAAGAGAAATAGCTCTTGCTATAGTTGTGATCTCTTGAGAAAACCCATAAAGTGGAGAGTTTGCTGAACGCAAGATATTTGCTGTTAGCATCGGATCCTTTTCGACCACTTTTGTAAGATCACTTATTGAGCTATTTTCGTCCGCATGTAAGCGTTGAATTTGTATAACTGTGTCATCTAATGGTGGAAGTGCTTTGATTTTTTTAAAAACTGATTCATTCATTGAGTTATCTCTTTTTTTGAAATTTCAGCGTATTTTATCAAAATAAATTATCATAAAACTTAAAAAGAGTTTCTGTATATTTCAGCCGAATTTTTGCTGGCTAAAGTTATAATTTTGCCAAATTTTAATAATAGGAGTAACAATGGCTATAAATGTTTATTATGATAAAGACTGCGATTTAAGCCTTATTCAAAGTAAAAAAGTAGCAATCATCGGCTTTGGTTCACAAGGTCATGCACATGCTGAAAATTTAAGAGATAACGGTGTAAGCGTTGTAATTGGCCTTTCAAAAGGTGGCAAAAGCTGGGCAAAAGCTGAAGCAAAAGGCTTTGAGGTAAAAACCGTAAGTGAAGCTACAAAAGGCGCTGATGTGGTTATGATTTTAACTCCAGATGAGCTTCAAGCAGAAATTTATAAAAATGAGATCGAGCCAAATTTAAAAGATCACGCTGCTATCGCGTTTGGACATGGTTTTAATGTTCATTTTGGCCAGATAAAAGCTCCAGCAAATATAGATGTCATTATGATCGCTCCAAAAGCTCCAGGTCACACAGTTAGAAGCGAATTTGTAAGAGGTGGTGGCATACCTGATCTTATCGCTGTTGAGCAAAATGCAAGTGGAAAGGCAAAAGAGATCGCTCTAAGCTATGCTTGCGGCATAGGTGGCGGTAGAACTGGCATCATTGAGACAACATTTAAAGATGAAACTGAAACAGATTTATTTGGTGAGCAAGCTGTTCTTTGTGGCGGTCTTTGCGCGCTAGTAAATGCTGGTTTTGATACGCTTGTAGAGGCTGGTTATGAGCCTGAGATGGCGTATTTTGAATGCTTGCATGAGCTAAAACTAATCGTTGATTTGATGTATCAAGGTGGTATGGCCGATATGCGTTATTCTATCTCAAATACCGCTGAATACGGTGATTACGTAAGCGGTGTAAGAGTGGTTGGCGAAGAGAGCAGAAAAGCTATGAAAGAAGTTTTAAAAGAGATTCAAAATGGCAAATTTGCAAAAGACTTCATCCTAGAGAGAAAAGCAGGATATGTTAGAATGAACGCTGAGCGCGGTATAGCTGAGAGAAGTTTGCTAAATCAAACTGGCAAAAAACTTCGCGCGATGATGCCTTGGATAACTAACGGCAAACTTATAGATCAAAATAAAAACTAAGCCTTGAGCGAAAAAAAGACTGCAAAGAAGCGACCCACAAAAAATAGTGCAGGTCGCTCTCACAATAAAACCTATCTTGG
This window harbors:
- the ilvC gene encoding ketol-acid reductoisomerase — translated: MAINVYYDKDCDLSLIQSKKVAIIGFGSQGHAHAENLRDNGVSVVIGLSKGGKSWAKAEAKGFEVKTVSEATKGADVVMILTPDELQAEIYKNEIEPNLKDHAAIAFGHGFNVHFGQIKAPANIDVIMIAPKAPGHTVRSEFVRGGGIPDLIAVEQNASGKAKEIALSYACGIGGGRTGIIETTFKDETETDLFGEQAVLCGGLCALVNAGFDTLVEAGYEPEMAYFECLHELKLIVDLMYQGGMADMRYSISNTAEYGDYVSGVRVVGEESRKAMKEVLKEIQNGKFAKDFILERKAGYVRMNAERGIAERSLLNQTGKKLRAMMPWITNGKLIDQNKN
- the holA gene encoding DNA polymerase III subunit delta yields the protein MYRKDLELNLANANLSNYFLLFGADEFQIELFGKEILSFYSSEDANLLSLYFDEYNYAQASSHLSEQSLFGGKNILYIKSEKKIPAKELKELISLCAKSQDNYFLFELYEADMKLVFDTQKAFGTNFARFFKPSTPDEAINLLAKNSAKIGLNITKNALYELYFTHNENLYLAASELTKLKSLNTHIEQDDVKRLVFGLGGINFDDFFNKFMALKDIKNDFFTYLEDPNFNEILLLNSLYKAFFRLFKIYSYIKINGRLNLDEAIGYQPPVNVANLLKANSLKLNLNIYLEIFKTLNLAELELKTNTKMDKEIFVLSTILNLQHLISTANIK
- a CDS encoding single-stranded DNA-binding protein gives rise to the protein MFNKVVLVGNLTRDIELRYTTSGSAIGNSGIAVTRKFNTNGEKREETCFIDISFFGKSAEIANQYLSKGSKLLVEGRLKFDQWTDNNGQNRSKHSIVVENMEMLGGNSGANGQSQGGFNQNSSYSQQRNNGSTNSYGNGGYQNSAPQRQQMQPQNKKVQEEYYEEKIPDINIDADNFDGDNEIPF
- a CDS encoding HDOD domain-containing protein, coding for MNESVFKKIKALPPLDDTVIQIQRLHADENSSISDLTKVVEKDPMLTANILRSANSPLYGFSQEITTIARAISLFGMATIRGFALSSTIKKSFSINLEPYGITTQDFLNISIIQNALMYNWHSKVNPKSLEILSPASFMLEIGKIVLAHELAENKQDVEFREKLKNISSPIDLALFETEILDMSNEEVTAKIFEQWNLETELSSSILYSNNPEEAPDHIKDYAKALKVIKTAVNIFNQLDDISIQNTLPLLDEYGFGHDTFLMAVAKVKDNL
- the rpsR gene encoding 30S ribosomal protein S18, with protein sequence MAEKRKYSRKYCKFTEAKIDFIDYKDTSLLKYCLSERFKIMPRRLTGTSKRHQEMVEKAIKRARHAAIIPYIVDRKDVVSNPFDGL
- a CDS encoding RNB domain-containing ribonuclease — encoded protein: MKEFLTSLLVGIKEKEVSNEDKEILRNLLNLGAVSSHKDKFYLNNGYVCGKLDISQNATGFIMPFDKRFKQDIIVENKNLNNSHLGDIVLAKLLPLKKKRQSAKIVMSLKLANETSVVYTKRFGAAILGVNLKTGLSTTLKATQKSLKMLPLGTLLKVNNLNNEIVEVLGNLEDPLSDEKISLAIYNKNDKFSEACELEAKAFGDEVDASMYLNRVDLRNLEFCTIDPVDAKDFDDAIYFDEKKREIYVAIADVSEYVTAYSAIDSEAKKRGFSIYFPHISVPMLPRALSENICSLKPNVPRLAFCFKISLDANNEVKKEELFEAIILSKRRFNYDEIDEILEGKRECEISWIKPLFKLTTKLRKKRLLHAFDFRTKELRMSLDDEGQISQTRFESDSDSHRLVEDCMLLANKAAAKLITKGVFRNHASPDFKKIDTLLEDLQLLGLDFTYESDLANLIRKIQIKADELGNREEIDKLIIKSQKKAEYSSENLGHFGLGFDRYTHFTSPIRRYSDLILHRLLKAKISKDDKLYNFLLLNIQSTCATLSELEREADKVAYDFMDRKFARWAAANIGKEVRCYVSENQNVLVAKLDDHFVGARIFITGYSANLLQKLVVKITEADIASAKIFAKVVRKIDV
- the rpsF gene encoding 30S ribosomal protein S6, with the translated sequence MKHYELLFILKPTLTEEEVKAKVDFVKEVITKNGGEIATVVEMGTRKLAYTIKKYERGTYFVIYYKAPPALLAELTRNVRITEDIIRFLSVKYENKREIAAWERLCKGIKQTIKKEPREPRAPREPRVEKVDEQTFTEE